The Halomicronema hongdechloris C2206 genome includes a window with the following:
- the speA gene encoding biosynthetic arginine decarboxylase — MSRIPSSLYQPQPQSPSSDDTAQLLAPSASWTIEDSEELYRIQGWGDPYFSINAAGHITVSPQGERGGSLDLYELVQALQQRNLGLPILIRFSDILQDRLERLQACFAKAIARYRYGGVYRGVFPVKCNQQRHLVEDLVRFGSPHQFGLEAGSKPELLIALATLNTPGSLLICNGYKDREYIETAMLGQRLGQVPIIVLEQQEEVDLVIQASHHLDIQPVLGVRVKLSSQGIGRWGSSAGDRAKFGLTIPEVLTVVERLRQENMLDCLQLLHFHIGSQISAISVIKDALREASRIYVELAALGANMRYLDVGGGLGVDYDGSKTNFHASKNYSIQNYANDVVAEVKEACASRHLTPPTLISESGRAIASHQSVLVFDVLGSSDVPTGATLEPPGEDDHPLVRELYETYANIGLKNYQEVYHDALQFKEEAISLFSFGYLSLTERATLERLFWACCAKICTIIRHEDYVPDDLEDLEKIMASIYYINLSVFQSAPDAWAIGQLFPIMPIHRLDEEPSCRATLADLTCDSDGKNRPIYRSPGCQISTRVASLNSGEPYYLGLFLGEPTRRLWGNLPQPVRRHQLQSTSNLTPIRLSDRTCSQRGHHDRKVLGYVQYDSEDLVENIRRRTEQALQDRQITLHESQLLLQHYEHSAWVRYTYLARPRQ, encoded by the coding sequence ATGAGTCGCATCCCATCATCGCTTTATCAGCCTCAGCCCCAGTCACCGTCATCAGATGATACTGCTCAGTTACTCGCTCCCAGTGCCTCGTGGACCATCGAGGACAGTGAAGAACTGTACCGCATCCAAGGCTGGGGAGATCCCTATTTTTCAATCAATGCTGCCGGGCATATCACCGTCTCCCCCCAGGGGGAACGAGGTGGCTCCCTCGACCTCTATGAACTGGTTCAGGCTCTGCAGCAGCGCAATCTAGGCCTGCCCATTCTGATTCGCTTCTCCGACATTTTGCAGGATCGCCTGGAACGGCTGCAAGCCTGTTTTGCTAAGGCCATTGCCCGCTATCGCTATGGCGGCGTCTACCGCGGCGTGTTTCCGGTGAAGTGCAATCAGCAACGGCACCTGGTCGAAGATTTAGTTCGCTTTGGCAGTCCCCATCAATTTGGCCTAGAGGCGGGCTCCAAACCTGAGCTATTGATCGCTCTGGCCACGTTGAACACCCCTGGCTCCCTATTGATTTGTAATGGCTATAAGGACCGCGAGTATATCGAGACGGCCATGCTAGGGCAGCGGCTGGGGCAGGTGCCGATCATCGTCCTGGAACAGCAGGAAGAAGTCGATCTGGTGATTCAGGCCAGTCATCACCTCGATATCCAGCCTGTACTGGGAGTACGAGTCAAACTGAGCAGCCAGGGCATTGGTCGCTGGGGTAGCTCAGCCGGGGATCGGGCCAAGTTTGGGCTCACGATTCCCGAGGTGCTGACGGTGGTGGAACGGTTGCGCCAGGAGAATATGCTGGATTGCTTGCAGTTGCTGCATTTCCACATTGGCTCTCAGATTTCGGCCATTAGCGTAATTAAGGATGCCCTGCGCGAGGCCAGTCGTATTTATGTGGAGCTGGCTGCCCTGGGAGCGAATATGCGCTATCTGGACGTGGGCGGTGGCCTCGGGGTCGACTACGACGGCTCTAAGACCAATTTTCACGCGTCTAAGAACTACAGCATCCAGAATTATGCCAACGATGTCGTCGCCGAAGTGAAAGAGGCTTGCGCCTCCCGTCACTTAACGCCGCCAACCCTGATTAGCGAGAGTGGCCGTGCGATCGCATCTCACCAATCCGTGCTGGTATTCGATGTGCTGGGCAGCAGTGACGTGCCCACTGGGGCGACCCTGGAGCCTCCCGGCGAAGACGACCATCCCCTAGTCCGCGAACTCTACGAGACCTATGCCAACATCGGCCTGAAAAACTACCAAGAGGTCTACCACGACGCCCTCCAGTTCAAAGAAGAAGCCATCAGCCTGTTTAGCTTCGGCTACCTCAGCCTCACCGAACGGGCCACACTAGAACGACTCTTCTGGGCCTGCTGTGCCAAGATCTGCACCATCATCCGCCATGAAGACTATGTGCCGGATGACTTGGAAGACCTGGAAAAGATCATGGCCTCCATCTACTACATCAACCTCTCCGTCTTCCAATCGGCCCCGGATGCTTGGGCCATTGGCCAGCTCTTTCCCATCATGCCCATCCATCGCCTGGACGAAGAGCCCAGTTGTCGGGCTACCTTGGCTGACCTCACCTGCGATAGCGACGGCAAAAATCGACCAATTTATCGATCTCCGGGATGTCAAATCAGTACTCGAGTTGCATCCCTTAACTCTGGTGAGCCCTATTATCTGGGCCTATTTCTGGGGGAGCCTACCAGGAGATTATGGGGCAATCTGCCACAACCTGTTCGGCGACACCAATTGCAGTCCACATCCAACCTCACCCCCATAAGGCTATCAGATCGAACATGTAGTCAAAGGGGACACCATGACCGAAAAGTGCTGGGCTATGTGCAGTATGACTCAGAAGACCTGGTGGAAAATATTCGCCGCCGCACGGAACAAGCCCTGCAGGATCGGCAGATCACCCTGCACGAGTCGCAGCTATTGCTACAACACTATGAGCATAGCGCCTGGGTGCGCTATACCTATTTGGCTAGGCCGAGGCAATAA
- the mltA gene encoding murein transglycosylase A has protein sequence MVRSLSQGLGLLAIVASLSWGSSLRAQPSPLEPLPLPLDEVLGPQGGCDRSLWETPSERVRLIRAIGHSLRYLDTEAAASAYATYPVAGITHRRVRRSLVRFRQLLYQSRSFADFQQALQQEFMLYRSVGQDGAGTVLFTGYFQPTYAASRVPTADYRYPLYRRPADLEHWPTPHPTRLELEGSDGLQGSQGPLAGLELVWLRERLEAFLIHVQGSARLQLPNGEQLSVGYAGRTDYNYTSIGRELINDSVVAEADLSLPVLLDYFQRHPEALDHYLPRNRRFIFFQETAGGPPLGSLNVPVTAGRSIATDKALMPPGALALIRLPLPQLTADGYWRSQTVDRCVLDQDTGGAIQGAGRVDVFLGTGFVAGEQAGRLHGAGELYYLLLRESP, from the coding sequence ATGGTGCGTTCCCTGTCTCAGGGCTTAGGGCTTCTGGCCATCGTCGCCAGCCTCAGCTGGGGCTCGTCTCTGAGAGCTCAACCCTCACCGTTGGAACCGCTGCCGCTGCCACTGGACGAGGTGCTGGGGCCGCAGGGGGGATGCGATCGCAGCCTCTGGGAAACCCCTAGTGAACGGGTGCGGTTAATCCGAGCCATAGGCCATAGCCTCCGCTACCTGGACACCGAGGCGGCGGCCAGCGCCTACGCTACCTATCCCGTCGCTGGGATTACCCACCGGCGAGTACGTCGCAGTCTGGTGCGCTTTCGCCAGTTGCTCTATCAGAGTCGCTCCTTTGCCGACTTTCAGCAGGCTCTGCAGCAGGAGTTTATGCTCTATCGTTCTGTGGGTCAGGATGGTGCCGGAACCGTACTCTTCACCGGCTACTTCCAGCCCACTTACGCCGCCAGTCGGGTGCCCACCGCCGACTATCGCTACCCCCTCTACCGCCGCCCTGCCGACCTAGAACACTGGCCCACCCCGCATCCCACCCGCCTGGAGCTAGAGGGCAGCGATGGCTTGCAAGGATCTCAGGGGCCCCTAGCCGGGCTAGAACTGGTCTGGCTACGGGAGCGCCTGGAAGCCTTTTTGATCCATGTGCAGGGCTCAGCCCGATTGCAATTACCTAATGGTGAGCAACTCTCCGTGGGCTATGCTGGCCGCACCGACTATAACTACACCAGCATCGGCCGCGAGCTGATTAATGACAGTGTCGTCGCCGAGGCCGATCTCTCCTTGCCAGTGCTGCTCGATTATTTTCAGCGGCATCCCGAGGCCCTAGATCACTATCTACCCCGGAACCGACGCTTCATCTTCTTTCAAGAGACTGCTGGCGGACCGCCCCTGGGCAGCCTCAATGTCCCGGTCACCGCTGGCCGCTCCATCGCCACCGACAAAGCCTTGATGCCCCCAGGCGCTTTAGCACTGATCCGCCTGCCCCTGCCCCAGCTGACTGCCGACGGATATTGGCGCAGCCAAACAGTAGACCGTTGTGTCCTTGACCAAGATACCGGCGGCGCAATTCAAGGAGCCGGGCGGGTCGATGTCTTTCTCGGCACCGGCTTCGTTGCCGGTGAACAAGCCGGGCGCCTTCACGGTGCGGGAGAGCTCTATTATCTCTTGCTGCGAGAGAGCCCCTAG
- a CDS encoding LysR family transcriptional regulator, whose translation MIHATLHQLKVFEATARHGSFTRAAEELFLTQPTVSIQVKQLTKAVGLPLFEQIGKRLYLTQAGQKLLETCQEIFAGLDQFEMSVADLKGLKQGQLKLAVITTAKYFVPRLLGPFCQRYPGVDISLKVTNHQHIQERMANNEDDLYIISQPPEQPDLKIYPFLENPLVVIAPKNHPLVGKSNVAIQALNDEPFIMREPGSGTRHAVQSLFAKHKIDVRVRLELGSNEAIKQAIAGGLGISVLSLHTIISEGTSGEFAILDIDHFPIERQWYVAHLAGKQLSVVADTFLTYLQTESHTLAEKFLPGIKPAKARQGNLSKAS comes from the coding sequence TTGATTCATGCAACGCTACATCAACTGAAAGTATTTGAGGCAACGGCCCGCCATGGCAGCTTTACCCGCGCTGCCGAGGAGCTCTTCTTAACCCAGCCCACTGTCTCGATTCAGGTCAAGCAGCTGACAAAAGCAGTTGGGTTGCCCCTGTTCGAACAAATCGGTAAGCGCCTCTATCTCACCCAAGCCGGCCAAAAACTCTTGGAGACCTGCCAAGAGATCTTCGCAGGGCTGGATCAATTTGAGATGTCAGTGGCCGACCTCAAGGGCCTGAAACAAGGCCAGCTCAAGCTAGCGGTCATTACCACCGCCAAATATTTCGTGCCGCGGCTACTCGGTCCCTTTTGCCAGCGCTATCCCGGCGTTGACATTTCCCTCAAGGTGACCAATCACCAGCATATTCAGGAGCGCATGGCTAACAACGAAGACGATCTTTACATCATCAGCCAGCCCCCTGAACAACCCGATCTCAAGATTTATCCATTCTTGGAAAATCCTTTAGTGGTCATCGCTCCCAAAAATCATCCCCTGGTCGGCAAATCTAATGTCGCCATCCAAGCCCTCAATGATGAGCCCTTTATCATGCGGGAACCGGGTTCAGGGACCCGGCATGCGGTTCAATCTCTCTTTGCCAAGCACAAGATAGACGTGCGGGTACGCTTGGAGCTGGGCAGCAATGAAGCCATTAAACAGGCCATTGCTGGCGGTCTGGGGATCTCGGTCCTGTCGCTCCATACCATTATTTCCGAGGGCACCAGCGGCGAATTTGCCATTCTCGATATCGACCATTTCCCCATCGAGCGGCAATGGTATGTGGCCCATTTGGCCGGCAAACAACTCTCCGTAGTAGCTGACACGTTCTTGACCTACTTGCAAACAGAAAGCCATACCCTGGCCGAGAAATTCTTACCGGGCATCAAACCAGCTAAGGCCAGGCAGGGCAACCTCTCGAAGGCATCGTAG
- a CDS encoding extracellular solute-binding protein — protein sequence MKRRTFLQLVAATIGLGLSACGPASPEVEVRLLEGSIPARLIKRFKRQSQASATFTATPSLLSLFQDLRRWQRLPGEAVPRWQRIWNWVRFWQSESSPGNAPDWVSLGDYWLTAAVQEQLIQPLRSEHLPGWQRLSPAWQQLVRRDRNGQFAEDGAIWAVPYRWGSLIWIYDPRPFQRLGWQPSQWQDLWHPDLQRRFALPDHPRLVLGLALKALNQSANSPDVQAMAALSERLQTLQQQVQLYSSEHGLKALINGDLWLIVGWSTDLLPQLSQYRQFQAGIPQEGTILTADLWVRPTNAPLPLSAAAKQWIEFCLTPDHAAQLSLLSQGGSPLYAGQQRQALPSNLQEQPLIFPPADLYGRSEFLQPLSDSAQTAYDRLWQEMRSPG from the coding sequence ATGAAGCGTAGAACGTTTTTGCAGTTAGTGGCGGCAACTATTGGCCTAGGACTCTCGGCCTGTGGCCCCGCCTCCCCTGAGGTTGAGGTGAGGCTGTTGGAGGGGTCAATCCCGGCCCGACTGATCAAACGATTTAAACGGCAGAGCCAAGCGTCGGCTACGTTTACGGCCACCCCTTCTCTGTTATCGCTATTCCAGGATTTACGCCGGTGGCAGAGGCTCCCTGGAGAGGCGGTTCCCCGGTGGCAACGGATTTGGAATTGGGTGCGGTTCTGGCAATCAGAGTCATCCCCAGGGAATGCCCCTGATTGGGTCAGCTTAGGTGATTATTGGCTGACGGCGGCAGTCCAAGAGCAGTTGATTCAACCACTGCGCTCAGAGCATTTACCCGGCTGGCAACGGCTATCTCCTGCTTGGCAGCAGTTGGTGCGACGCGATCGCAACGGTCAATTCGCAGAGGACGGAGCGATCTGGGCCGTCCCTTACCGATGGGGCAGCTTGATTTGGATCTACGACCCCCGGCCATTTCAGCGGTTAGGCTGGCAGCCTAGCCAATGGCAAGATCTGTGGCACCCAGATCTACAGCGTCGTTTTGCCTTGCCGGATCATCCGCGGTTGGTGTTGGGGCTGGCCCTGAAGGCCCTGAATCAATCGGCCAATTCTCCTGATGTGCAGGCCATGGCCGCACTATCGGAGCGACTACAGACCCTGCAACAACAGGTGCAGCTATACAGCTCCGAGCATGGGTTGAAAGCCCTAATCAATGGCGATCTCTGGTTGATCGTGGGCTGGTCCACCGATTTGCTGCCCCAGTTGAGCCAATATCGCCAATTTCAAGCCGGAATCCCCCAGGAAGGAACAATACTGACGGCAGATCTGTGGGTGCGTCCCACCAATGCGCCATTGCCCTTGTCTGCGGCAGCAAAACAGTGGATCGAATTTTGCCTCACGCCTGACCATGCCGCGCAGCTATCGCTCCTGAGTCAGGGAGGGTCTCCGCTCTACGCTGGGCAGCAACGCCAGGCATTGCCTTCTAATCTACAGGAGCAGCCGTTGATCTTTCCACCAGCAGACCTCTATGGCCGCAGTGAGTTTCTGCAGCCCCTATCGGACTCGGCGCAAACTGCCTACGATCGGCTCTGGCAAGAGATGCGCAGCCCTGGTTAG
- a CDS encoding aromatic ring-hydroxylating dioxygenase subunit alpha, whose product MESSISLKHHVIQNRIRQVGINENYWYPVAWSHQLPVGQILAITIWGHSIAVYRDVQGQVHALENACPHKGVELHLGEVQGDCLVCPYHGWQFNPQGQCVAIPYFPAEQKLPRAQARRYPAADQYGMIWVFPGNSQQASSQAIPAIPEYDDPNCLAIPITGIFAAHFSICNENTMDVFHGFLHKNLQGWFNPVLLDLQEGDDYVNARYQVSYKGFLSQFLGLGSDNAGVSTRIVSIHYQYPHYHSTLEGVSSLYLMRLPVSPTQTRSFSWLFLPKIRLPKWLLRPLKPTVVPLIRRLLFMPFLEQDMAMMASEQRTYSRSPNRQYVEVNPAIIALQRVIMKQYELYQQQMRWPKAGRRPSHPSGLPLPN is encoded by the coding sequence ATGGAGTCGTCAATTTCCCTCAAGCACCACGTTATTCAAAATCGCATTCGCCAGGTCGGGATTAATGAGAACTACTGGTATCCCGTGGCCTGGTCCCATCAGTTGCCAGTAGGGCAAATTCTTGCCATCACCATTTGGGGCCATTCAATTGCGGTATATCGAGATGTCCAGGGTCAGGTTCATGCCCTGGAAAATGCCTGTCCTCATAAGGGGGTTGAACTGCACTTAGGAGAGGTGCAGGGCGACTGTCTCGTCTGCCCCTACCATGGCTGGCAGTTTAATCCCCAGGGCCAGTGTGTGGCCATTCCCTATTTTCCAGCCGAGCAAAAGTTACCACGAGCTCAAGCTCGCCGCTATCCAGCTGCCGATCAGTACGGCATGATCTGGGTCTTCCCAGGCAATAGCCAACAGGCCTCATCACAGGCAATTCCCGCCATTCCAGAGTATGACGATCCCAATTGCCTAGCCATTCCGATCACCGGCATCTTTGCGGCCCACTTCTCAATTTGCAATGAAAATACGATGGATGTCTTCCATGGGTTTTTACATAAAAATCTTCAGGGCTGGTTCAACCCGGTATTGCTAGATCTGCAGGAGGGTGACGATTACGTGAATGCTCGCTATCAGGTCTCTTATAAAGGGTTTCTCAGTCAGTTTCTAGGGCTAGGTAGCGATAATGCTGGCGTGTCTACTCGTATTGTTTCCATTCATTATCAATACCCCCATTACCACAGCACTTTGGAAGGGGTGTCATCTCTATACCTGATGCGGTTGCCGGTGAGCCCCACTCAAACTCGCTCATTCTCGTGGTTGTTTTTACCCAAAATTCGCCTGCCGAAATGGTTGCTACGGCCCCTGAAGCCAACGGTAGTTCCGCTCATTCGTCGATTGCTATTTATGCCTTTCCTGGAGCAGGATATGGCGATGATGGCCAGCGAACAGCGAACCTATAGCCGCAGCCCCAATCGACAATATGTGGAGGTGAATCCGGCCATTATCGCGCTGCAGCGCGTGATCATGAAGCAATATGAGCTGTACCAGCAACAGATGCGATGGCCAAAGGCCGGTCGTAGACCATCGCACCCCTCAGGGTTGCCTCTGCCGAATTAG
- the cobT gene encoding nicotinate mononucleotide-dependent phosphoribosyltransferase CobT, which produces MNQVHTQVEAGQQWLDCCRWRRPYIAIVFGFTATGLIPGISAAGATPADRQQTALADAEFLYKGPHPRPRYALPPLMAGASPAIITRALVTSQHLPLRLFNAGLPHPLPAPAIDLQGPVASCLSGGEAMPMAQVRQLWQRGVHWGERLSREAQAGYLVLGECVVGGTTTALAVLLGLGIDATDRVNSSHPTCNHTQKLAVAQAGLSAWRQSPAFTEGALDPLALAAAVGDPMQVVVAAMAIAASRRVGVLLAGGTQMLAVYALLRAVAGYHGLAWTPERIAVGTTRWVATDGSGDTVGLAVQVADVPLIATQLSFERSHYPQLRAYEQGFVKEGVGAGGCAIAAHLHKNWQQPELLAAVEALWEQTLRINGMSGQGQID; this is translated from the coding sequence ATGAACCAGGTTCATACTCAGGTTGAGGCTGGACAACAATGGTTAGATTGCTGTCGCTGGCGACGGCCTTATATTGCCATTGTCTTTGGCTTTACGGCTACGGGCTTGATTCCCGGAATTTCAGCGGCAGGGGCAACTCCAGCTGATCGACAGCAGACGGCACTGGCAGACGCGGAATTTCTCTATAAGGGTCCCCATCCTCGCCCTCGTTATGCCTTACCGCCGTTGATGGCAGGAGCGTCACCGGCCATCATTACCCGGGCGCTGGTGACTAGCCAGCACTTGCCGTTGCGGCTATTTAATGCCGGATTGCCTCACCCTCTACCCGCTCCTGCGATTGACTTGCAGGGGCCTGTGGCTAGCTGTTTGAGTGGGGGAGAGGCTATGCCGATGGCTCAAGTGCGGCAGCTATGGCAACGGGGGGTGCACTGGGGGGAGCGGTTATCTCGAGAGGCCCAGGCAGGGTATCTCGTCCTGGGAGAATGCGTGGTAGGGGGAACCACAACGGCCTTGGCCGTGCTACTGGGGTTAGGGATCGACGCCACGGACCGGGTCAACAGCAGCCATCCCACCTGTAACCATACACAGAAGTTAGCAGTTGCCCAAGCCGGACTGTCTGCCTGGCGGCAATCCCCTGCCTTTACGGAGGGGGCCCTAGATCCATTGGCACTGGCGGCGGCGGTAGGTGACCCGATGCAGGTGGTGGTGGCGGCGATGGCAATTGCGGCAAGTCGACGGGTTGGGGTGTTGCTGGCGGGGGGGACCCAAATGTTGGCTGTCTACGCGCTGCTGCGGGCAGTGGCAGGCTACCATGGCCTAGCTTGGACCCCGGAGCGCATTGCCGTGGGAACGACCCGTTGGGTGGCCACAGATGGTAGTGGAGACACGGTTGGCCTTGCTGTGCAGGTAGCAGATGTGCCGCTAATCGCCACTCAGTTGAGCTTTGAGAGGTCTCATTATCCGCAACTGCGAGCCTATGAGCAGGGATTTGTGAAGGAAGGGGTGGGGGCTGGCGGATGTGCGATCGCAGCCCATCTCCACAAAAACTGGCAGCAGCCAGAGCTTTTGGCTGCCGTGGAAGCCCTGTGGGAACAAACGCTTCGAATCAATGGCATGTCGGGACAGGGACAAATTGATTGA
- a CDS encoding DUF2232 domain-containing protein produces the protein MSDSFAHRAFQASSSSSSSSPDGSSDREIEAEFEDVEAFLTYTPASGVGTQRLRHQLASKAGPLVMVETAFLASTASLIWLINAYFPPGPLLRIFFPVPMAMVYLRWGARAAWMSALVASLLLAVLMGPPRSLLFLMPYGVLGVQLGYLWFRRANWYVSIAVGTLLGSLGFFFRIWLLSMLIGEDLWVYLINQMAQILDWILERLVDLGILGVAVLGQVDLLTVQGLALVMVVISNVVYLFTVHLAAGLLLERLGMPMPAPPRWVQVLLES, from the coding sequence ATGAGTGATTCGTTTGCCCACCGGGCATTTCAGGCCAGTTCGTCATCGTCGTCATCGTCTCCAGATGGTTCTTCTGACCGGGAGATAGAGGCAGAATTTGAGGACGTTGAGGCATTTCTGACCTATACTCCGGCATCGGGAGTGGGAACTCAGCGCTTGAGACACCAACTGGCCAGTAAGGCCGGTCCCTTAGTGATGGTGGAAACGGCATTCTTGGCTAGCACGGCCAGTTTGATCTGGCTAATTAATGCCTACTTTCCGCCAGGACCTCTGCTCCGCATCTTCTTCCCGGTGCCCATGGCCATGGTGTATTTGCGTTGGGGAGCTCGGGCGGCATGGATGTCGGCATTGGTGGCCAGCCTATTGTTAGCGGTGTTGATGGGACCCCCTCGCAGCCTACTGTTTCTGATGCCCTATGGAGTCTTGGGGGTGCAACTGGGATACCTGTGGTTTCGTCGGGCCAATTGGTATGTTTCGATTGCTGTGGGCACTTTGTTAGGTAGTTTGGGATTTTTCTTCCGCATCTGGTTGTTATCAATGCTGATCGGCGAAGATCTCTGGGTGTATTTGATCAATCAAATGGCCCAAATCTTGGATTGGATCCTGGAACGGTTGGTTGATCTGGGTATACTCGGCGTTGCTGTTCTGGGCCAGGTTGATCTGCTCACGGTTCAGGGATTGGCGCTGGTGATGGTAGTGATCAGCAATGTGGTTTACCTGTTCACCGTGCACCTGGCTGCTGGGTTGTTGCTAGAACGACTGGGGATGCCGATGCCTGCCCCTCCTCGTTGGGTACAAGTCTTGTTGGAGAGTTAA
- a CDS encoding Crp/Fnr family transcriptional regulator produces MDPRYGPRDHHSESELIRSAPFFQGIPDAAVQQATAQVVTRRHPANQVLLLENDWGSSVYFILDGWVKIRTYNLDGKEVTLNILGKGEVFGEMAPLDEVPRSTDVITLVPTMIGNMPANDFVHLIHTEPIAGIRLAQLMARRLRQVNRRLRLRESDSMSRVADIILFLADGQGQEGDNGVEIPNLPHRELSSLSGLARETVTRVLSKLEKKTLIVRERDIMRIPDIDALERLLV; encoded by the coding sequence ATGGACCCTCGCTACGGCCCTCGTGATCATCACTCAGAGAGTGAGTTGATCCGCTCAGCTCCTTTCTTTCAAGGTATTCCTGACGCCGCAGTGCAGCAGGCAACGGCTCAGGTTGTTACTCGTCGACACCCTGCTAACCAGGTGTTGCTGCTAGAGAATGACTGGGGATCCTCTGTTTATTTTATTTTGGACGGTTGGGTCAAAATTCGTACCTACAATCTAGACGGCAAAGAGGTAACGCTGAATATTTTGGGCAAGGGAGAAGTCTTCGGGGAAATGGCTCCCCTAGATGAGGTGCCTCGCTCCACGGATGTGATTACCTTAGTGCCCACCATGATTGGCAATATGCCAGCCAACGATTTTGTGCATCTCATCCACACCGAACCTATTGCGGGTATTCGATTGGCTCAACTCATGGCTCGGCGTTTACGTCAGGTAAATCGCCGCTTGCGTCTCCGAGAGTCGGACAGTATGTCTCGGGTGGCCGACATTATCTTGTTTCTAGCGGATGGTCAGGGGCAAGAGGGGGATAATGGCGTTGAGATTCCTAATTTACCCCATCGAGAACTCAGTAGTTTGAGTGGCCTAGCTCGAGAGACAGTGACTCGGGTTCTCAGCAAACTGGAGAAAAAGACTTTGATCGTGCGAGAGCGCGATATTATGCGGATTCCAGACATTGATGCTCTGGAGCGTCTGCTAGTTTGA
- a CDS encoding geranylgeranyl reductase family protein encodes MFDCIIVGAGPAGGTAAYHLAKRGHSVLLLDKDPLPRYKPCSGAVSPSVAQWFDFDFSPAIDLKVSRIRYTWKLGDAIDARLNTSEPIWMVKRDVFDHFLVQQAQQQGATLKDNTPVTGITFQGDGWQVMTPQGAFDGRYLIAADGAKGPMAGWLGFKDHKPRLTSLLEISAKADGNSDAPIQFEFGLVKNGCLWSFPKRQGYSIGVGSFLGNNLKDFQSPLADYAAELGLSLKQGTEYQHPLQLWDGNRPLHTQQALLAGEAAAMVDPLTAEGIRPAMYGGVKAAEAIDAALQGDAKALAAYTEAIQQQWGADMQWAQRIAGLFYRMPGLGFRVGIKRPTATDRLGQLLAGDIHYADIANRVIKRLSGSLIPGRG; translated from the coding sequence ATGTTTGACTGCATTATTGTCGGGGCTGGCCCCGCCGGAGGGACTGCCGCCTATCATCTGGCCAAGCGAGGGCATTCAGTACTCCTGCTAGATAAAGATCCCCTGCCCCGCTACAAGCCCTGCAGTGGTGCAGTCTCACCTAGTGTGGCCCAGTGGTTTGATTTTGATTTCAGCCCCGCCATCGACTTAAAGGTGAGCCGGATTCGCTACACCTGGAAACTCGGGGATGCCATTGATGCCCGCTTAAATACCTCAGAGCCGATCTGGATGGTGAAGCGGGATGTCTTCGACCATTTTCTGGTGCAGCAGGCTCAGCAGCAGGGGGCAACCCTCAAGGACAATACCCCGGTCACAGGCATTACCTTTCAGGGCGATGGCTGGCAGGTGATGACTCCTCAAGGAGCCTTCGATGGCCGCTATCTGATTGCCGCCGATGGAGCTAAGGGACCGATGGCGGGGTGGCTCGGCTTCAAAGACCACAAACCCCGATTGACCAGTCTCTTAGAGATCAGTGCCAAGGCAGACGGCAACTCCGATGCCCCGATTCAGTTTGAGTTTGGCCTGGTCAAGAACGGGTGTTTGTGGAGTTTTCCCAAGCGCCAAGGCTATTCCATCGGGGTGGGTTCTTTCCTGGGCAATAACCTCAAGGACTTCCAATCTCCCCTGGCCGACTATGCCGCCGAACTCGGCCTTTCCCTGAAGCAGGGCACAGAATATCAGCATCCCTTGCAACTGTGGGACGGCAATCGCCCCCTGCATACCCAGCAGGCGCTGCTGGCCGGGGAAGCTGCGGCCATGGTAGATCCCTTGACGGCTGAGGGGATTCGACCGGCCATGTACGGTGGTGTCAAGGCTGCCGAAGCCATTGACGCCGCCCTGCAGGGAGATGCCAAGGCTCTAGCCGCCTACACAGAAGCTATCCAACAGCAATGGGGGGCTGATATGCAGTGGGCTCAGCGCATTGCCGGGTTATTTTATCGAATGCCTGGTCTGGGATTCCGAGTGGGCATCAAGCGACCCACGGCGACTGACCGCTTAGGGCAGTTACTGGCCGGAGACATCCATTATGCTGATATTGCCAATCGAGTAATTAAGCGCCTCAGCGGCAGTCTGATTCCAGGTCGAGGCTAG